From one Mytilus galloprovincialis chromosome 13, xbMytGall1.hap1.1, whole genome shotgun sequence genomic stretch:
- the LOC143056254 gene encoding alpha-galactosidase A-like isoform X1: MFRHQIILGMDFVMLAFVFLLTILSTLVNALDNGLALTPTMGWRNWERFRCEVDCKTYPNDCIGERLFMDMADAMVAGGFKDAGYDYVLLDDCWPAPHRDSSGRLQADPKRFPHGIKALADYIHSKGLKFGIYEDFGTKTCAGYIGSEFYMQTDAQTFADWGADLVFFDHCYAAAKDMKYGFPIMEFFLNKTGRPIIFTCPWPMDNRIQHIKPDFPAIRKTCNMWRIYNDIEDSWDSVIGIINWWSKDWYNMSAYHGPGGWNNPDMIVVGNFGLSPDQEKVHFGMWCIFAAPLLLANDLRSINNRSKALLLNKRLLAINQDPLGIQGKPIQMGDVQVWTKPILPKGSKAVAVVYTVQGGNFIRVKYPLEFYGLDAGDYHLTEVFEGHDLGQHNKSSIISFTVNPTGIYMFTAKPVN, encoded by the exons GACTTTGTTATGTTAGCATTTGTTTTTTTACTGACCATTCTTTCTACACTGGTGAATGCATTAGACAATGGGCTGGCTTTAACACCAACAATGGGATGGAGAAACTGGGAAAGATTTAGATGTGAAGTGGACTGTAAAACATACCCAAATGACTGTATTGG tgAAAGATTATTTATGGATATGGCCGATGCTATGGTAGCTGGTGGATTTAAGGATGCTGGGTATGACTATGTCCTTCTAGATGATTGCTGGCCAGCTCCACATAGAGATTCCTCAGGAAGATTACAAGCAGATCCAAAAAGATTTCCTCATGGGATTAAAGCACTGGCTGATTAT ATCCATTCTAAAGGTCTAAAGTTTGGTATTTATGAAGACTTTGGTACAAAGACATGTGCTGGTTACATAGGTAGTGAGTTCTATATGCAGACGGATGCCCAGACATTTGCTGATTGGGGAGCAGACTTGGTTTTCTTTGATCATTGCTATGCTGCAGCTAAGGATATGAAATatg gtTTTCCTATTATGGAGTTTTTCTTGAACAAAACTGGCAGACCAATAATATTTACTTGTCCTTGGCCTATGGACAACAGAATACAGCATATTAAG CCAGATTTCCCTGCTATAAGAAAGACCTGTAACATGTGGAGAATTTACAATGATATTGAAGATTCCTGGGATAGTGTGATAGGGATTATAAACTGGTGGTCTAAAGACTGGTACAACATGTCAGCTTACCATGGACCTGGAGGCTGGAATAACCCAGATATG ATAGTTGTAGGTAACTTTGGGCTTAGTCCAGATCAGGAAAAAGTACATTTTGGGATGTGGTGTATATTTGCTGCACCATTACTGCTGGCTAATGACTTAAGAAGTATAAACAATAGGTCCAAGGCTTTGCTACTAAACAAAAGACTACTAGCTATTAACCAGGACCCCTTAGGTATACAAGGAAAACCAATTCAAATG ggTGATGTGCAAGTGTGGACCAAGCCTATTCTACCCAAGGGAAGTAAAGCTGTAGCAGTGGTGTACACAGTACAAGGAGGAAATTTTATACGAGTCAAATATCCCCTGGAGTTCTATGGATTAGATGCTGGAGACTATCATCTAACAGAAGTATTTGAAGGTCATGATTTAGGACAACACAATAAATCCTCCATTATAAGTTTTACAGTAAATCCTACTGGTATATATATGTTTACAGCTAAACCTGTTAATTAA
- the LOC143056253 gene encoding uncharacterized protein LOC143056253 isoform X2: MIVLWFYVVIQLTIIHGEYVERIINGKLKRCIPVYNCPPGNEILPCIEEFTKEQCQPCYNGSESRFVQPDYISSVDGTIDQLKCFKPLRQNNGRPASCTGHDQVYSKTLNTSVACINGQGCRCNLTACSYGDPCLCDDFSYKHPEKCPVNYHLDNSGKCVPCPPGYKKDTIGCGPCLRVPGNNTIIKPSPVPETTTAKSAIQTYQPKPPVAETTTTTTTSTTAIVVVSKPGPRGGGDDNSITSTIIGIVIGILLLIVIAVVIVFLYKKKKLEKIKAMCHGNRRHVEDQVAINQHDQEEGLQLLNRNENLNNLGPEQQDNINNMRNMHVIERNISHVSVTDKPDNNNLARVDSECPSVRFNSDSSVSINRQLSNLTVTDRINSTASENSPLMQVNSNSPCVNRANSVPDRQVLHHGELLVNRQVLNRAESVPQQVSCEEEDGDICINIGNSPVHSPTSQLLPSPTRYPYLENGGGACIPPPDFDNIQSSSPVMNTELPNIAEFKRSLSKDSESSADNLNSTSPYSSIPEETGKEIQEEVTAVSNPSTTMLDPPHMSDVRDYNDCHNLSHVTDIPQASDITNQIDSRLEQYNHTVTGVDEDSVCSIQRLPSEHEEETAKKNDLDSNLDSGMASKLGDSDLSSKSDCS, translated from the exons ATGATTGTTCTATGGTTTTATGTTGTCATTCAG TTGACCATTATACATGGAGAATATGTAGAGAGAATAATCAATGGCAAACTGAAACGTTGTATCCCTGTCTATAATTGTCCACCTG gaAATGAAATATTGCCATGTATAGAAGAATTTACCAAAGAACAGTGTCAGCCATGCTATAATGGGTCAGAGTCTAGATTTGTACAACCTGATTACATCTCCTCTGTTGATGGAACCATAGATCAACTAAAATGTTTTAAGCCTCTACGACAAAACAATGGGAGGCCTGCTAGTTGTACTGGCCATG atcaAGTGTATTCGAAGACCCTGAATACAAGTGTGGCATGTATAAATGGACAGGGATGCAGGTGTAACTTAACTGCTTGCTCTTATGGGGATCCATGTCTTTGTGATGATTTTTCATATAAGCATCCTGAAAAGTGTCCAGTAAACTATCATCTGGATAATTCTGGAA AATGTGTTCCATGTCCGCCAGGATATAAAAAGGATACTATTGGATGTGGTCCCTGTCTCAGGGTACCTGGAAACAATAC TATTATAAAACCTTCACCTGTTCCTGAGACCACAACGGCAAAGAGTGCAATACAGACATACCAACCAAAACCACCAGTTGCTGAAACCACTACAACCACAACAACAA GTACTACAGCAATAGTCGTCGTGTCCAAACCTGGGCCGAGAGGGGGTGGTGATGACAACTCAATTACGTCAACAAT AATTGGTATAGTGATTGGTATTTTGCTTCTGATAGTTATTGCAGTAGTTATTGTGTTTCTCTATAAAAAGAAGAAATTAGAAAAGATAAAAGCTATGTGCCATGGGAACAGAAGACATGTGGAAGATCAAG TAGCTattaatcaacatgatcaagaagAGGGATTGCAACTGTTGAACAGAAATGAAAATCTCAATAATTTAGGTCCAGAACAACAGGACAACATTAATAATATGAGAAACATGCATGTCATAGAACGAAatattagtcatgttagtgtgACAGATAAACCTGATAATAACAACCTAGCAAGGGTTGATAGTGAATGTCCTAGTGTGAGATTTAACTCTGATAGTTCTGTGTCTATAAATAGACAACTGTCAAACCTTACTGTGACGGACAGAATAAATAGTACTGCTTCAGAAAATAGTCCTTTAATGCAAGTAAATTCAAACTCTCCGTGTGTAAATCGTGCAAACTCTGTGCCTGATAGACAAGTATTACATCATGGTGAACTATTAGTTAACCGTCAAGTATTAAATCGTGCTGAATCTGTCCCTCAGCAGGTCTCTTGTGAGGAGGAGGATGGagatatttgtataaatataggAAATTCACCAGTTCACAGTCCGACAAGTCAGTTATTGCCTTCACCTACACGTTACCCATATTTGGAGAATGGGGGCGGTGCTTGTATTCCGCCGCCAGACTTTGATAACATACAATCATCTAGTCCTGTCATGAACACTGAACTTCCAAATATAGCAGAATTCAAGCGTTCATTAAGTAAAG ATTCAGAATCATCTGCAGATAATCTCAACAGCACTTCTCCCTATAGTTCTATTCCAGAGGAAACTGGTAAAGAAATACAAGAAGAAG TGACTGCTGTGTCCAATCCTAGTACTACAATGTTAGACCCACCACACATGAGTGATGTGAGGGACTATAACGATTGTCATAATCTCTCTCATG TCACAGACATACCACAAGCGAGTGATATTACAAATCAAATAGACAGTCGATTAGAACAGTATAATCATACAGTGACAGGTGTTGATGAAGATTCTGTGTGTAGTATACAAAGACTTCCGTCAGAGCACGAGGAAGAGACGGCTAAGAAGAATGATTTAGACAGTAATCTGGACTCAGGAATGGCGTCAAAACTCGGCGATTCTGATCTGTCTTCTAAATCAGACTGTTCATAG
- the LOC143056254 gene encoding alpha-galactosidase A-like isoform X2, with translation MLAFVFLLTILSTLVNALDNGLALTPTMGWRNWERFRCEVDCKTYPNDCIGERLFMDMADAMVAGGFKDAGYDYVLLDDCWPAPHRDSSGRLQADPKRFPHGIKALADYIHSKGLKFGIYEDFGTKTCAGYIGSEFYMQTDAQTFADWGADLVFFDHCYAAAKDMKYGFPIMEFFLNKTGRPIIFTCPWPMDNRIQHIKPDFPAIRKTCNMWRIYNDIEDSWDSVIGIINWWSKDWYNMSAYHGPGGWNNPDMIVVGNFGLSPDQEKVHFGMWCIFAAPLLLANDLRSINNRSKALLLNKRLLAINQDPLGIQGKPIQMGDVQVWTKPILPKGSKAVAVVYTVQGGNFIRVKYPLEFYGLDAGDYHLTEVFEGHDLGQHNKSSIISFTVNPTGIYMFTAKPVN, from the exons ATGTTAGCATTTGTTTTTTTACTGACCATTCTTTCTACACTGGTGAATGCATTAGACAATGGGCTGGCTTTAACACCAACAATGGGATGGAGAAACTGGGAAAGATTTAGATGTGAAGTGGACTGTAAAACATACCCAAATGACTGTATTGG tgAAAGATTATTTATGGATATGGCCGATGCTATGGTAGCTGGTGGATTTAAGGATGCTGGGTATGACTATGTCCTTCTAGATGATTGCTGGCCAGCTCCACATAGAGATTCCTCAGGAAGATTACAAGCAGATCCAAAAAGATTTCCTCATGGGATTAAAGCACTGGCTGATTAT ATCCATTCTAAAGGTCTAAAGTTTGGTATTTATGAAGACTTTGGTACAAAGACATGTGCTGGTTACATAGGTAGTGAGTTCTATATGCAGACGGATGCCCAGACATTTGCTGATTGGGGAGCAGACTTGGTTTTCTTTGATCATTGCTATGCTGCAGCTAAGGATATGAAATatg gtTTTCCTATTATGGAGTTTTTCTTGAACAAAACTGGCAGACCAATAATATTTACTTGTCCTTGGCCTATGGACAACAGAATACAGCATATTAAG CCAGATTTCCCTGCTATAAGAAAGACCTGTAACATGTGGAGAATTTACAATGATATTGAAGATTCCTGGGATAGTGTGATAGGGATTATAAACTGGTGGTCTAAAGACTGGTACAACATGTCAGCTTACCATGGACCTGGAGGCTGGAATAACCCAGATATG ATAGTTGTAGGTAACTTTGGGCTTAGTCCAGATCAGGAAAAAGTACATTTTGGGATGTGGTGTATATTTGCTGCACCATTACTGCTGGCTAATGACTTAAGAAGTATAAACAATAGGTCCAAGGCTTTGCTACTAAACAAAAGACTACTAGCTATTAACCAGGACCCCTTAGGTATACAAGGAAAACCAATTCAAATG ggTGATGTGCAAGTGTGGACCAAGCCTATTCTACCCAAGGGAAGTAAAGCTGTAGCAGTGGTGTACACAGTACAAGGAGGAAATTTTATACGAGTCAAATATCCCCTGGAGTTCTATGGATTAGATGCTGGAGACTATCATCTAACAGAAGTATTTGAAGGTCATGATTTAGGACAACACAATAAATCCTCCATTATAAGTTTTACAGTAAATCCTACTGGTATATATATGTTTACAGCTAAACCTGTTAATTAA
- the LOC143056253 gene encoding uncharacterized protein LOC143056253 isoform X1, whose translation MIVLWFYVVIQLTIIHGEYVERIINGKLKRCIPVYNCPPGNEILPCIEEFTKEQCQPCYNGSESRFVQPDYISSVDGTIDQLKCFKPLRQNNGRPASCTGHDQVYSKTLNTSVACINGQGCRCNLTACSYGDPCLCDDFSYKHPEKCPVNYHLDNSGKCVPCPPGYKKDTIGCGPCLRVPGNNTIIKPSPVPETTTAKSAIQTYQPKPPVAETTTTTTTSTTAIVVVSKPGPRGGGDDNSITSTIIGIVIGILLLIVIAVVIVFLYKKKKLEKIKAMCHGNRRHVEDQVVAINQHDQEEGLQLLNRNENLNNLGPEQQDNINNMRNMHVIERNISHVSVTDKPDNNNLARVDSECPSVRFNSDSSVSINRQLSNLTVTDRINSTASENSPLMQVNSNSPCVNRANSVPDRQVLHHGELLVNRQVLNRAESVPQQVSCEEEDGDICINIGNSPVHSPTSQLLPSPTRYPYLENGGGACIPPPDFDNIQSSSPVMNTELPNIAEFKRSLSKDSESSADNLNSTSPYSSIPEETGKEIQEEVTAVSNPSTTMLDPPHMSDVRDYNDCHNLSHVTDIPQASDITNQIDSRLEQYNHTVTGVDEDSVCSIQRLPSEHEEETAKKNDLDSNLDSGMASKLGDSDLSSKSDCS comes from the exons ATGATTGTTCTATGGTTTTATGTTGTCATTCAG TTGACCATTATACATGGAGAATATGTAGAGAGAATAATCAATGGCAAACTGAAACGTTGTATCCCTGTCTATAATTGTCCACCTG gaAATGAAATATTGCCATGTATAGAAGAATTTACCAAAGAACAGTGTCAGCCATGCTATAATGGGTCAGAGTCTAGATTTGTACAACCTGATTACATCTCCTCTGTTGATGGAACCATAGATCAACTAAAATGTTTTAAGCCTCTACGACAAAACAATGGGAGGCCTGCTAGTTGTACTGGCCATG atcaAGTGTATTCGAAGACCCTGAATACAAGTGTGGCATGTATAAATGGACAGGGATGCAGGTGTAACTTAACTGCTTGCTCTTATGGGGATCCATGTCTTTGTGATGATTTTTCATATAAGCATCCTGAAAAGTGTCCAGTAAACTATCATCTGGATAATTCTGGAA AATGTGTTCCATGTCCGCCAGGATATAAAAAGGATACTATTGGATGTGGTCCCTGTCTCAGGGTACCTGGAAACAATAC TATTATAAAACCTTCACCTGTTCCTGAGACCACAACGGCAAAGAGTGCAATACAGACATACCAACCAAAACCACCAGTTGCTGAAACCACTACAACCACAACAACAA GTACTACAGCAATAGTCGTCGTGTCCAAACCTGGGCCGAGAGGGGGTGGTGATGACAACTCAATTACGTCAACAAT AATTGGTATAGTGATTGGTATTTTGCTTCTGATAGTTATTGCAGTAGTTATTGTGTTTCTCTATAAAAAGAAGAAATTAGAAAAGATAAAAGCTATGTGCCATGGGAACAGAAGACATGTGGAAGATCAAG taGTAGCTattaatcaacatgatcaagaagAGGGATTGCAACTGTTGAACAGAAATGAAAATCTCAATAATTTAGGTCCAGAACAACAGGACAACATTAATAATATGAGAAACATGCATGTCATAGAACGAAatattagtcatgttagtgtgACAGATAAACCTGATAATAACAACCTAGCAAGGGTTGATAGTGAATGTCCTAGTGTGAGATTTAACTCTGATAGTTCTGTGTCTATAAATAGACAACTGTCAAACCTTACTGTGACGGACAGAATAAATAGTACTGCTTCAGAAAATAGTCCTTTAATGCAAGTAAATTCAAACTCTCCGTGTGTAAATCGTGCAAACTCTGTGCCTGATAGACAAGTATTACATCATGGTGAACTATTAGTTAACCGTCAAGTATTAAATCGTGCTGAATCTGTCCCTCAGCAGGTCTCTTGTGAGGAGGAGGATGGagatatttgtataaatataggAAATTCACCAGTTCACAGTCCGACAAGTCAGTTATTGCCTTCACCTACACGTTACCCATATTTGGAGAATGGGGGCGGTGCTTGTATTCCGCCGCCAGACTTTGATAACATACAATCATCTAGTCCTGTCATGAACACTGAACTTCCAAATATAGCAGAATTCAAGCGTTCATTAAGTAAAG ATTCAGAATCATCTGCAGATAATCTCAACAGCACTTCTCCCTATAGTTCTATTCCAGAGGAAACTGGTAAAGAAATACAAGAAGAAG TGACTGCTGTGTCCAATCCTAGTACTACAATGTTAGACCCACCACACATGAGTGATGTGAGGGACTATAACGATTGTCATAATCTCTCTCATG TCACAGACATACCACAAGCGAGTGATATTACAAATCAAATAGACAGTCGATTAGAACAGTATAATCATACAGTGACAGGTGTTGATGAAGATTCTGTGTGTAGTATACAAAGACTTCCGTCAGAGCACGAGGAAGAGACGGCTAAGAAGAATGATTTAGACAGTAATCTGGACTCAGGAATGGCGTCAAAACTCGGCGATTCTGATCTGTCTTCTAAATCAGACTGTTCATAG